A genome region from Mercenaria mercenaria strain notata chromosome 11, MADL_Memer_1, whole genome shotgun sequence includes the following:
- the LOC128546665 gene encoding dehydrogenase/reductase SDR family member 9-like, which yields MYWLLVLVIFLLVLTITWHTLRKIKVGNISSRYVLVTGCDSGFGNLLTKQLDLLGFHVFAGCLTPAGVESVKSECSDKVMAIQMDVSNDESIKQTIEVIRKKIPPEKGLWAVVNNAGVLGSIGPSTWQTRQDYENIMAVNLYGVIMVTKACMPLVLKEHGRVINTASIMGRFAFGDPSYCVSKYGVEAFSDVLRREIYRSGVSVHIIEPGFYRTPLLDNESYRQKINNKIKLLPQDVKESLPCNLADMMVGGRDTFLEKVASPKVNEVV from the exons atgtattgGCTTTTAGTTTTAGTGATATTTTTATTGGTATTGACAATTACTTGGCATACATTACGTAAAATAAAAGTAGGAAACATTAGCAGTCGGTACGTGTTAGTAACTGGTTGTGATTCGGGATTCGGCAATTTGCTGACAAAACAGCTAGATTTGCTAGGTTTCCACGTATTTGCTGGGTGTCTGACACCAGCTGGAGTAGAAAGTGTGAAAAGCGAATGCTCAGACAAGGTAATGGCAATACAAATGGATGTTTCAAATGACGAAAGCATCAAACAAACGATAGAGGTCATCAGAAAAAAGATTCCACCTGAAAAAG GTTTATGGGCAGTCGTCAACAATGCCGGGGTTTTAGGAAGTATAGGTCCATCTACATGGCAAACGCGACAGGACTACGAAAACATCATGGCTGTGAACTTATACGGAGTTATAATGGTCACGAAGGCGTGCATGCCACTGGTTCTTAAGGAACATGGGAGGGTCATCAATACTGCAAGCATTATGGGAAGATTTGCCTTCGGAGACCCATCCTATTGTGTATCCAAGTATGGCGTAGAGGCTTTTTCTGACGTTCTCAG ACGTGAAATTTACAGATCGGGTGTAAGTGTTCATATCATTGAACCAGGATTTTACAGAACGCCCCTACTGGACAATGAATCATACaggcaaaaaataaacaacaagataaaactaTTACCACAGGATGTAAAAGAGAGTTTGCCATGCAATTTAGCTGACATGA TGGTGGGAGGTCGTGATACTTTTCTTGAAAAGGTTGCATCACCCAAAGTTAATGAAGTTGTTTAG
- the LOC123531643 gene encoding dehydrogenase/reductase SDR family member 9-like, producing the protein MYWLLVLVMFLLILTITWLTLRKIKIGNISSRYVPVTGCDSGFGNLLTKQLDLLGFHVFAGCLTQAGVESVKSECSDKVMAIQMDVSNDESIKQTIEVIRKKIPSEKGLWAVVNNAGVLGSIGPSTWQTRQDYENIMAVNVYGVIMVTKACMPLILKEHGRVINTASIAGRFAFGSPSYCVSKYGVEAFSDVLRREIYRSGVSVHIIEPGFHRTPILDRESYRQKVNDKIKQLPQDIKDSLPCNLVDTMMVGFDTFLEKVASSKVYEVVDAYIHAITSQFPKKRYLVGFDAKFIFRPLSMLPEWISDWVIVKMLP; encoded by the exons atgtattggCTTTTAGTTTTAGTGATGTTTTTATTGATATTGACAATTACTTGGCTTACATTACgtaaaataaaaataggaaaCATTAGCAGTCGATATGTGCCAGTAACTGGTTGTGATTCGGGATTCGGCAATTTGCTGACAAAACAGCTAGACTTGCTAGGTTTCCACGTATTTGCTGGGTGTCTGACACAAGCTGGAGTAGAAAGTGTGAAGAGCGAATGCTCAGACAAGGTAATGGCAATACAAATGGATGTTTCAAATGACGAAAGCATCAAACAAACGATAGAGGTCATCAGAAAAAAGATTCCATCTGAGAAAG GTTTATGGGCAGTCGTCAACAATGCCGGGGTTTTAGGTAGTATAGGTCCATCAACATGGCAAACACGACAGGACTACGAAAACATCATGGCTGTAAACGTATACGGGGTGATAATGGTCACGAAGGCGTGCATGCCATTGATTCTTAAAGAGCATGGAAGGGTCATCAATACTGCAAGCATTGCGGGAAGATTTGCATTCGGAAGCCCATCCTATTGTGTATCTAAGTATGGGGTGGAGGCATTTTCTGACGTTCTCAG ACGTGAAATCTATAGATCGGGTGTAAGTGTTCATATTATTGAACCAGGATTTCACAGAACGCCCATACTGGACAGAGAATCATACAGACAAAAAGTGAACGACaagataaaacaattaccacaggATATAAAAGACAGTTTGCCATGCAATTTAGTTGACACGA TGATGGTAGGATTTGATACTTTCCTCGAAAAGGTTGCATCATCCAAAGTTTATGAGGTTGTTGATGCCTATATTCATGCGATTACCTCACAATTTCCTAAGAAGAG GTACCTTGTTGGTTTTGATGCAAAATTCATATTTCGCCCATTGTCAATGTTACCCGAGTGGATCAGTGATTGGGTAATAGTAAAAATGTTACCTTGA